The sequence below is a genomic window from Candidatus Glassbacteria bacterium.
GCGCTTTGCCGATATCGGCCAGCAGCGCCCCCATCGCCATGTCCCGCAGCTCCATCGAGGTGAACTTGCCGACACTGGCCGCGGTCAGCACGGTCAGTACGCTGGTGTTGACCGAGTGCATGAACGTGTAGTTATCAAAACTCTTCAGGTCGATCAGGTCCATGATCTGGTCGCTCTGGCCGGTAAGGTCGTCGACAATCTTGTCCGCTATTCCGGTCACCTTGCCGCGATCGAGAGCCACGCTGTCTGCACGCCTGTCGCTGCCCCTGACCGATTGGAACGTCTCGCTGATCGCGCTGACAGCCTCCATGCGTGTTTTGTCGCTGATTACGTCATTGACCTCGATATCTTCATAGCCCTTCTCCTCGATATAGACCGAGCTGTAGCCCATTTCTTTCAGCCGGCGGAGATACCGCGAGCTAACAGGAACGCCTGATCCCAGCAGCAGCGTACCTTTTTCGTTGTAGATCGGCCGGCCAAGTTTTTTGCCCGGTTCCAGGGCGTCAAGCGAAATTAATTTCATCGGTCGTTTCGGTAAGAAAAGTGAAAAGTGGTGACAAGTATACAATTCTATTTTTGTTGAGACTTTTTGTCAAGAATCATATTGCCTGATAATCCGTATTTTCATGCAATCCGGGCCTCGTGACGACATTCCCGAACCGTTTTTATTTGTGAGCTTAGGGACGGTAATTTATATTGATTATTTTACAGGCAAACCCATTCTTAGGGAAACCGGATGGCCCCAACGATTAAACTGCTGGATGAAAACACCAAGAACCTGATCGCAGCCGGCGAGGTGATCGAACGGCCCGCATCGGTGGTCAAGGAACTGGTGGAAAACGCTCTGGACGCGGGTGCGGGACGGATCACGGTTGAATGCGAGGGCGCGGGCAGCGGGATGATCCGGGTAATCGACGACGGCCTGGGGATGAGCGACGAGGACGCCGAGCTGGCATTCCGCCGTCACGCCACCAGTAAAATCACCAGCGCCGCGGACCTCGAAAATATCTCGACCATGGGATTCAGGGGCGAGGCCCTGCCCAGTATCGCTTCGGTGAGCAGGTTCGAACTCGAAACCCGCCGCAGCGAGGACGACGCCGCCACGCTGATCGTGGTCGAGGGCGGACGGACTGTCGAAAAATCCGCGACCTCGCGCGCGCCGGGCACCACGGTCACGGTGCGCAACCTGTTTTTCAATGTCCCGGCCCGCCGCAAGTTTCTCAAGACGGATCAAACCGAGCTTCGCCATATCACCCGCACACTGACCGCCCTGGCTGTCGCCCAGATCGGGGTGGGGATCAAGCTGTTTCACGAGGGCCGCGAGATAATCTCGGCCAACCCGGCGGATTCGGTGGCCGAGCGGGTCGATGAACTGTTCGGTCCGCGCGCAAAGGGCGGCTACCTGCCTGTGATGTTCGAGCGGGGCGGGGCAGTGGTGGGGGGGCTGATCGCCCCGCCGGATTCGGTGGGAAGCCGCGCCGAGCAGTACATGTTCATCAACAGACGGCCGTTCAGCGACCGCAAGCTGATCCACGCTGTCAAGCAGGGCTACGCCAGCACGATTGCCGATAACGGCCGGCCTTCGTTTTTTCTGTTCCTGACTCTCGACCCCTCCGAAATCGATATCAATGTCCACCCGCAGAAACTCGAGGTCCGTTTCCGCGACGGGGGCCTGGTGTTCAGCATGGTCTACCGGGCGGTCCAGCAGGGGTTGCGTCAGGACGGCGCGACCCCGTCGTTTTCCTCCCCCCAGGCCGGCAAACTGATCAGCTCCGGATTCGGTCGGCCCAGGGACTTGCAGCGCCGGGTGGCCGCTTTTCAGCGGAGCGAAACCCAGACCTCGTTCCTGATGCCCCTGGCCCGGCCCGGGCAGCCGGCGGAGAAGCCTGAGAATCAACCGGCTTTCCCCGCTGCCGGATCCGGCAGTGGGGAACAGCAGACAGCTCCGGCGCTGGACGGACAGGGCCAGGAAACGGTCCCGGCGCTGCCATCGGTCTGGCAGCTGCACAACAGCTACATTTTAGTCCAGACCCGCGGGGGCTGCCTGATTATCGACCAGCACGCCGCCCACGAGCGGATAATCTACGAGCAGTTGATCAGCCAGCTGGCCGAGCGCAAGGTCAGCAGCCAGCGTCTGCTGTTCCCGGTCACTTTTCAGCTGGCGCCCGAGGAGCGCGTGGCTGCCGAGCAGTTCGCCCCGCTGCTCGAGCAGGCCGGGTTCGATCTGGAGCAGTTCAGCGGTAACACGGTGGCCGTGCGCAGCGTGCCCTCGATCAGGAACCTGGGCCGGGTCGAGGACTATTTTCGCGACCTGCTGCGCGATCTCTCCGAGGAGGGGAGCGGCTCCACCGGTACCCGTCACCAGGCCCTGGCCCGCTCGCTGGCCTGCCGCGCGGCGATCAAGGCCGGAACCGAATTGAGCCCGGCGGAGATGAGCGACCTGATCGACAGGCTGTTTGCCACCGATCTGCCCTATGCCGATGTCCACGGGCGCAATACGATAGTCGAGCTTGAACTGGACGAGATCAACAGGAGGTTCGGCAGATCCTGAAACCGCTGCTTGTTGTCGCAGGCCCCACGGCCTCGGGCAAAACCGGACTGGCTGTCGAACTGGCGCGGAGGCTGGATGGCGAGATAGTCAGCGCCGACAGCCGTCAGATTTACCGCCGGCTGGATATCGGCACGGCCAAGCCCACGGCCGGCGAGCAGTCGATGGCGGCTCATCACCTGCTCGACATAATCGATGTCTCCGAAAGCTTCAGCGCGGGCCTGTTCGCTGCGGCGGCCAGAGAAGCGATTAAGCGTATTCGTGGAACGGGCAAAACACCGATTGTCTGCGGGGGCACCGGGTTCTATATCGAGGCGCTATGCAGCCCGATGTTTGAGGAGCCGGAGGTTGACCCCGCAAGGAAAAAGCAGGTGCGGGCCGAGCTGGCCCGTGATGCCGAAACCCTGGGACGCGCCGAAATTCACCGCCGGCTGGAAGCTGTCGATCCGCAAAGCGCCGCTCGTCTGCACCCGAATGATCTGCAGCGGGTCAGCCGGGCGCTGGAGGTCTACTGTCTCACCGGCCGCACGCTGAGCGAGCTGCACGGCGAGGCGCAAACCAAGCCGGATTTCGCGCCGTATATGATCCTGCTCGATCCGCCGCTGGACGAGCACGACCGCCGGATAGCCGAACGGACTGGCGCGATGTTCGACGCGGGCTGGGAAGTGGAAGTCCGGGATTTGCTGGCGGGCTGTGTGCCGGAGGATGCTCCCGGTTTCGAGAGCCTGGGCTACGCTGAAATAATATCGCTGGTGCGGGGCAGGACAGGCCGGGACGAGGCGGCGGCGAATATCGTCCGCAGCACCTGCCGCTACGCGCGCCGTCAGCGGACCTGGTTCAACACTCGCGAGGCGGCCTTACGTGATGACCCCCGCAAGCTGAGTATCGGTGATATCGAATCGGGTTGGCGGAAATATCAACACAAACAAGGGGAGGGGACCGGCTGATGACGATCGACGATTCGCACAGGCTGAAAATCGGTATCACCTGCTACCCGACATACGGGGGCAGTGGTGTACTGGCTACCGAGCTGGGCAAGAAACTGGCCGATCAGGGACATGAAATCCATTTCATCTCCTACGCGCTGCCTTACAGGCTCAAGGGTTTTTACCGGAATGTCTATTTCCACGAGGTCCAGGTTTCCAGCTATCCGCTCTTCGAGTACCAGCCCTACACCCTGTCGCTGGCGGTGAAAATGTACGATGTAATCCGCGAGTTCGAGTTGGATCTCCTGCACGTGCACTACGCGATCCCTCACGCCACCAGCGCCTGGATTGCCAGCGAGATGCTGGGAGACGACCACCCGGTGAAAATCCTGACCACTCTCCACGGCACGGATATCACGCTGGTGGGCCAGGAGGAGAGTTTCAAATCGATCACGAGGTTCAGTATCGAGCGTTCCGACGGGGTGACGGTAGTCAGCCGCTACCTTCACGACCAGACTATCCAGGCGCTCCAGGTCGGCAGTCCGATCGAGATTATCCCCAACTTTGTCGATACCGAGGTGTTCAAACGCAGGGGAAGGAGCGACTGCAGCCGCGACATGCTGTCGCCCGACGGTTCGAAGGTGATTATCCATATCAGCAACATGCGCCCGGTCAAGTGCCTGCCGGATGTGATCCGGGTGTTCGCCAACGTGAGCCGCGAGATCAAGGCGCGGCTGGTAATGGTGGGCGACGGTCCGGAGCGCGCCGCGGCCCACCGTCTGGCGGAGGAGCTGGGGGTCGGGGAGCGGGTGGTGTTCCTGGGGGCGCAGGAATCGATAGCCAGCCTGCTCAACTGCGCCGATCTCGCCCTCCAGCCGTCGTCCAACGAGAGTTTCGGCCTCTCGATCCTGGAGGCTTTGTCCACCGGTGTGCCGGTGATCAGCACCCGCTGCGGCGGACCGGAAGAAGTTGTGCTCGATGGCGAATGCGGATATCTTTCGGCCGTGGGCGATGTGGATGAAATGAGCGCCAATGCGCTAAAACTGTTGAGCAACGACGACCTTTACGAATCGTTCAGCCGGGTGGCCCGTCAGCACGTAGTCGAACATTTCACGATCCAGAAAATTACCGCGAAATATCTGAATTTCTACCGGTCGATTTTATGCGGCCGGCAGGAAGCTGGCAGGGAAGGCTGATGCAGGAACGCGAACGGGAAAATAAATTCGAGTTGGGTGAACTCAGCAGGCAGCTGGTGGAGATGGCCCTGCGCGAGGATATCGGCGAGGGCGATTTTTCCACCCGGTGGTCGGTACCCGAAGATAACCGGAGCGTGGCGCTGATAATCGCCCGGACCGGCGGCGTAATCGCCGGGCTGCCGGTGGTCCGTCACGTCCTCGACATGTTCGACCCAAGCCCCAGGCTGGTTTCGGTTCTTCCCGAGGGCCAGACTATCGCCGCCGGGCAGGTGGTGGCCGAGATCGAGGGGGCGACCTGGAGCCTGCTGTCCCTGGAGCGCACCGTGCTGAATTTCCTGCAGCGGCTTTCCGGGATTGCCACCCTGGCCCATCGGTTCGCCGCGAGTGTGGAAGGCACGGGCGTGCGGATCCTGGATACGCGCAAAACCACCCCGGGATTCAGGGAACTGGAAAAATACGCTGTCCGGGTGGGCGGAGCGTTCAACCACCGGCTCGGACTCTACGACTACATCCTGCTCAAGGAAAACCATCTCGAGGCGGCCGGAGGAATCGAACCCGCGCTCAGGGCG
It includes:
- the mutL gene encoding DNA mismatch repair endonuclease MutL, encoding MAPTIKLLDENTKNLIAAGEVIERPASVVKELVENALDAGAGRITVECEGAGSGMIRVIDDGLGMSDEDAELAFRRHATSKITSAADLENISTMGFRGEALPSIASVSRFELETRRSEDDAATLIVVEGGRTVEKSATSRAPGTTVTVRNLFFNVPARRKFLKTDQTELRHITRTLTALAVAQIGVGIKLFHEGREIISANPADSVAERVDELFGPRAKGGYLPVMFERGGAVVGGLIAPPDSVGSRAEQYMFINRRPFSDRKLIHAVKQGYASTIADNGRPSFFLFLTLDPSEIDINVHPQKLEVRFRDGGLVFSMVYRAVQQGLRQDGATPSFSSPQAGKLISSGFGRPRDLQRRVAAFQRSETQTSFLMPLARPGQPAEKPENQPAFPAAGSGSGEQQTAPALDGQGQETVPALPSVWQLHNSYILVQTRGGCLIIDQHAAHERIIYEQLISQLAERKVSSQRLLFPVTFQLAPEERVAAEQFAPLLEQAGFDLEQFSGNTVAVRSVPSIRNLGRVEDYFRDLLRDLSEEGSGSTGTRHQALARSLACRAAIKAGTELSPAEMSDLIDRLFATDLPYADVHGRNTIVELELDEINRRFGRS
- the miaA gene encoding tRNA (adenosine(37)-N6)-dimethylallyltransferase MiaA, which produces MLKPLLVVAGPTASGKTGLAVELARRLDGEIVSADSRQIYRRLDIGTAKPTAGEQSMAAHHLLDIIDVSESFSAGLFAAAAREAIKRIRGTGKTPIVCGGTGFYIEALCSPMFEEPEVDPARKKQVRAELARDAETLGRAEIHRRLEAVDPQSAARLHPNDLQRVSRALEVYCLTGRTLSELHGEAQTKPDFAPYMILLDPPLDEHDRRIAERTGAMFDAGWEVEVRDLLAGCVPEDAPGFESLGYAEIISLVRGRTGRDEAAANIVRSTCRYARRQRTWFNTREAALRDDPRKLSIGDIESGWRKYQHKQGEGTG
- the bshA gene encoding N-acetyl-alpha-D-glucosaminyl L-malate synthase BshA, yielding MKIGITCYPTYGGSGVLATELGKKLADQGHEIHFISYALPYRLKGFYRNVYFHEVQVSSYPLFEYQPYTLSLAVKMYDVIREFELDLLHVHYAIPHATSAWIASEMLGDDHPVKILTTLHGTDITLVGQEESFKSITRFSIERSDGVTVVSRYLHDQTIQALQVGSPIEIIPNFVDTEVFKRRGRSDCSRDMLSPDGSKVIIHISNMRPVKCLPDVIRVFANVSREIKARLVMVGDGPERAAAHRLAEELGVGERVVFLGAQESIASLLNCADLALQPSSNESFGLSILEALSTGVPVISTRCGGPEEVVLDGECGYLSAVGDVDEMSANALKLLSNDDLYESFSRVARQHVVEHFTIQKITAKYLNFYRSILCGRQEAGREG
- the nadC gene encoding carboxylating nicotinate-nucleotide diphosphorylase, whose amino-acid sequence is MALREDIGEGDFSTRWSVPEDNRSVALIIARTGGVIAGLPVVRHVLDMFDPSPRLVSVLPEGQTIAAGQVVAEIEGATWSLLSLERTVLNFLQRLSGIATLAHRFAASVEGTGVRILDTRKTTPGFRELEKYAVRVGGAFNHRLGLYDYILLKENHLEAAGGIEPALRAVARQNKRGLPVEVETRTIDEVREAVSLGVSRIMLDNMTVEQMSQAVRIIREQGGENRPEIEASGDISLRTVREVAETGVDFISVGALTHSAGILNLTMIIEAVE